A genomic stretch from Thermonema lapsum includes:
- a CDS encoding SiaB family protein kinase translates to MKIEQVILYFHGKLSNEMLQYFIKIMDLELIARDVQKNQRKRIISVMIESLQNVIHYNSRLHQEGQNIEKDTYFVFFEPVQGSTDYFLLVANPIKIGDASELKQRLDTIKNKTEESLHEEQLRILEEKSVPADGNQKQGAGIGLIDMARRCNGNFDYHFYDFKDNFKYFTIQFVFNER, encoded by the coding sequence ATGAAAATAGAGCAAGTGATTCTCTATTTTCATGGGAAATTGAGCAATGAAATGCTTCAATATTTCATTAAAATCATGGATTTGGAGCTTATAGCGCGAGATGTGCAAAAAAACCAAAGGAAGCGTATTATCTCTGTGATGATTGAGAGTTTGCAAAATGTCATTCACTATAATTCCAGATTACATCAAGAGGGGCAAAATATAGAAAAAGATACTTATTTTGTGTTTTTTGAACCAGTACAGGGGAGTACAGACTATTTTCTGTTGGTGGCAAATCCGATAAAAATAGGTGATGCTTCAGAGCTAAAGCAACGCTTGGATACTATTAAAAACAAGACAGAGGAGAGTCTGCATGAAGAACAGCTACGCATACTGGAAGAAAAGAGCGTGCCAGCAGATGGAAACCAAAAGCAGGGAGCCGGCATAGGTTTGATAGATATGGCTCGAAGATGCAATGGTAATTTTGATTATCATTTTTATGATTTTAAAGATAATTTTAAGTATTTTACTATACAATTTGTGTTTAACGAGCGGTAA
- the dprA gene encoding DNA-processing protein DprA, with amino-acid sequence MNSPKIYEVALTLIPKVGNILGRLLIQAFGSAENVFSVPPGKVKSVQGIGNRIVAELRHKEKWLHQANEIIKHCQKLNIQITTITSPAYPYRLKEIPDAPLVLYYIGAIDVLNRPAIAVVGTRKPTTYGYYFIDSFFKDLQKYSFVSLSGLAYGIDVYAHQKSIENGIPTVAVLAGGLDKIYPPEHVKIAKAILKNGGLLLSESPPHTSIHPALFPARNRIIAGLADVVVVVEARRKGGALITARLANDYNREVMAVPGSIFHDTSQGCHFLIKTQQAHLIEEASDLVRLMGWDEATAAHRETNLPELSTIERHIVKLLLEATDYRMNMEAFNIHAECALPELYTALLQLEVKGIVQVQAGNYYQIIPQWLPMLKRYLL; translated from the coding sequence ATGAACTCCCCTAAAATCTATGAAGTTGCTTTAACTCTCATTCCAAAGGTAGGGAATATTTTGGGACGCCTGCTAATCCAAGCATTTGGAAGCGCAGAAAATGTATTCTCAGTTCCTCCAGGCAAAGTAAAGAGTGTACAAGGCATAGGCAATCGTATAGTAGCCGAGCTACGTCATAAAGAAAAATGGTTGCATCAAGCAAATGAAATCATAAAGCATTGCCAAAAGCTAAACATTCAAATCACTACCATCACTTCGCCTGCTTACCCCTATCGACTAAAGGAAATCCCTGATGCTCCTTTGGTCTTATACTACATCGGCGCCATTGATGTACTGAACCGCCCCGCCATAGCAGTAGTAGGCACTCGAAAACCGACCACGTATGGGTATTACTTCATAGATTCTTTTTTTAAAGATTTACAAAAATATTCTTTTGTCTCGTTAAGTGGGCTTGCCTATGGCATTGATGTTTATGCACATCAAAAGTCTATTGAAAACGGTATACCAACGGTAGCAGTTCTGGCAGGCGGATTGGACAAAATATATCCTCCCGAACATGTGAAAATAGCCAAAGCTATTTTAAAAAATGGCGGTTTACTGCTCAGTGAATCTCCTCCCCATACCTCAATACACCCAGCTTTGTTCCCTGCCCGTAACCGCATCATAGCCGGTCTTGCCGATGTAGTGGTAGTGGTCGAAGCAAGAAGAAAAGGCGGGGCACTGATTACTGCCCGCTTAGCAAATGACTACAATAGAGAAGTGATGGCGGTGCCAGGCTCTATCTTTCACGACACTTCACAAGGTTGCCACTTTCTGATTAAAACACAACAAGCTCACTTAATTGAAGAAGCCAGCGACTTGGTCCGTCTCATGGGATGGGACGAGGCTACTGCTGCACATAGAGAAACAAATCTGCCAGAATTATCGACAATTGAACGCCATATTGTCAAGTTATTACTGGAAGCAACAGACTACCGGATGAACATGGAAGCTTTTAACATACATGCCGAATGTGCACTGCCAGAACTCTATACTGCACTGTTGCAATTGGAAGTCAAAGGCATCGTGCAAGTACAGGCTGGAAATTATTATCAAATTATACCACAATGGCTGCCAATGCTTAAACGTTATCTCCTTTGA
- a CDS encoding APC family permease, whose translation MKDTNPPHQIKKAKVSLQTAIAVVVANMIGTGVFTSLGYQAKATPSAFPILMLWLVGGIVALCGALSYGELASRFPRSGGEYHYLSRIYHPVIGFLSGWVSMTVGFAAPVALSAVAFGTYFFSVFPWASIQTYAVVVLIFITLIHLRSVELSGIFQNYSTGIKVGFLLFFIGLGFWLAPAPLIHTLKIRNGDWDLVFSGGFAISLAFVSFAYSGWNASAYIANEVNKPHINVSRSLLIGAGLVATLYLLLHIVFLTTLNLEELASMQAANPEPIDVGYLSAKVFLGDAGAKMMAFMIAIILVSSISAMTWAGPRVSQVIGEDLQLFHFFAYKNPGGVPTYAILFQSSVALILILSASFESILYAIAFILDTFTFLTVLGLILAKSKGLYDHTPTYKTWGYPFVPLIFLAGTGWTMYFLLKSRTYESMASLLWLFIGYIVYRFSKKNKL comes from the coding sequence ATGAAAGACACAAATCCACCCCATCAAATCAAAAAAGCAAAAGTCAGTTTGCAGACAGCTATTGCTGTAGTAGTTGCCAACATGATTGGCACCGGCGTTTTTACCAGCTTAGGATACCAAGCTAAAGCAACGCCTTCAGCCTTTCCCATCCTCATGTTGTGGCTGGTAGGAGGTATTGTTGCATTGTGTGGAGCCCTCTCTTACGGAGAATTGGCAAGCCGTTTTCCGCGTTCCGGCGGCGAATATCACTACTTATCAAGAATTTATCATCCGGTAATCGGTTTCTTATCCGGTTGGGTATCTATGACAGTGGGCTTTGCCGCACCAGTGGCTTTAAGTGCCGTAGCTTTTGGAACCTATTTTTTTAGTGTCTTTCCCTGGGCAAGCATACAAACCTATGCAGTAGTTGTACTTATTTTCATAACCCTCATCCATTTGCGCAGTGTGGAGCTGAGCGGCATCTTTCAAAATTACTCTACCGGCATCAAAGTAGGCTTCTTATTGTTTTTTATAGGGCTTGGATTTTGGCTGGCACCGGCGCCACTTATCCATACCCTAAAAATTCGAAACGGCGATTGGGATTTGGTATTTAGCGGTGGCTTTGCTATCTCGCTTGCCTTTGTGTCATTTGCCTATTCGGGCTGGAACGCCAGTGCTTACATTGCCAATGAGGTAAACAAGCCACATATCAACGTGTCGCGTTCTCTGCTTATCGGTGCCGGTTTGGTTGCCACACTGTACCTTCTTTTGCATATAGTATTCCTAACGACACTCAATTTAGAGGAACTGGCAAGCATGCAAGCAGCCAACCCAGAACCCATAGATGTAGGCTACCTCTCTGCCAAGGTTTTTTTAGGCGACGCAGGTGCCAAAATGATGGCTTTCATGATAGCCATCATTTTGGTTTCTTCTATCAGTGCCATGACGTGGGCAGGTCCGAGAGTATCCCAAGTAATTGGTGAAGACTTACAATTATTTCATTTCTTTGCCTACAAAAACCCAGGGGGAGTACCCACCTATGCAATTCTCTTTCAATCAAGTGTTGCATTGATTTTGATTCTTTCAGCATCTTTCGAATCCATACTTTATGCAATTGCTTTTATATTAGACACATTCACCTTTCTTACAGTACTGGGACTGATACTCGCCAAAAGCAAAGGTCTTTATGACCATACTCCTACGTACAAAACATGGGGTTACCCTTTTGTGCCGCTTATATTTCTCGCTGGCACCGGCTGGACCATGTATTTCTTACTCAAGAGCCGTACTTATGAGTCTATGGCTTCATTATTATGGTTATTTATAGGGTATATTGTCTATCGTTTTAGTAAAAAAAATAAACTATGA
- a CDS encoding DUF1987 domain-containing protein, with protein sequence MEDLYFEATNKTPKVSFCASDGKLAIIGRSIPENSYKFYEPILQWLDEYMDNPAKETELTFKLDYFNTSSSMYILGILKKLEFLYEKGHPVQVKWYYDIEDEDMMQTGEDLKQIVKLPIEILEIDQKEV encoded by the coding sequence ATGGAAGACTTATACTTCGAAGCTACCAATAAAACTCCCAAAGTGAGCTTCTGTGCATCTGATGGAAAGCTGGCAATCATAGGGCGTTCAATCCCTGAAAACTCGTATAAGTTTTATGAGCCTATACTTCAATGGCTGGATGAGTATATGGACAATCCTGCCAAAGAAACAGAGCTTACGTTTAAGTTGGATTACTTCAATACCAGCTCTTCGATGTACATCCTAGGTATATTGAAAAAGCTGGAGTTTCTGTATGAAAAGGGGCACCCTGTACAGGTGAAATGGTATTACGATATTGAAGACGAAGATATGATGCAAACAGGGGAAGACCTCAAGCAAATCGTCAAGCTGCCTATAGAAATACTGGAGATAGACCAGAAGGAGGTATAA
- a CDS encoding DnaJ domain-containing protein produces the protein MDDYYKILGVRRDATPEEIKQAYRKLAKKYHPDVNPQGTEQFKKINEAYKVLSNEHLRAQYNYQQDFLYVQWAHIIEQERQNKQKAWRAFFEKQANQEKVRRQYGEQMGFLALIIILLNLIICSPFIYLLDKKSKEKEWKEQQAKFADGDLLYISDKQRIYLPAPGHPDRYAIELNKFDSTTVWLLHKKQTPVSSPFIKDYQIILQSMHKDLFLAIIAMEQGNVPLAQKIMNDYLMEQNSAYGWIHYPNPRAPFAKGMKALYQK, from the coding sequence ATGGACGATTATTACAAAATATTAGGAGTAAGACGCGATGCCACCCCGGAAGAAATCAAACAAGCATACAGAAAGCTGGCAAAAAAGTATCATCCAGATGTCAACCCGCAAGGGACAGAACAGTTCAAAAAAATAAACGAGGCATACAAAGTACTCTCTAATGAGCATTTACGTGCACAATATAATTACCAGCAGGATTTCTTATACGTTCAATGGGCACACATTATAGAACAAGAACGTCAAAACAAACAAAAAGCATGGCGTGCTTTCTTTGAAAAACAAGCAAATCAAGAAAAGGTCAGAAGGCAGTATGGCGAACAAATGGGTTTTTTGGCACTAATTATCATTTTGCTCAATCTCATCATATGTAGCCCCTTCATTTACTTGTTAGACAAAAAAAGCAAGGAAAAAGAATGGAAAGAACAACAAGCCAAGTTTGCAGACGGTGATTTGCTTTATATAAGCGACAAGCAACGAATATACTTGCCTGCACCCGGACACCCAGATAGATATGCCATTGAACTAAATAAATTTGATTCCACCACCGTATGGTTACTTCACAAGAAGCAAACACCCGTTAGCAGCCCTTTTATAAAAGACTACCAAATCATTCTGCAATCGATGCACAAAGACCTTTTTCTGGCTATCATTGCCATGGAGCAAGGCAACGTACCTTTGGCACAGAAAATAATGAACGACTACTTGATGGAACAGAATTCGGCATATGGATGGATACACTACCCCAACCCTCGAGCACCCTTTGCAAAAGGAATGAAAGCTCTTTATCAAAAGTGA
- a CDS encoding MerR family transcriptional regulator, with amino-acid sequence MSSPINADEHLFKSTSSLPRKHYYSIGEVASFLGVDTSVIRYWESEFPFLQIKRNANGERRFTEGDIKDLQLIYYLLKHKGFTIEGANKYLCEHKNELKKKAEAIESLKKVKSFLQMLRNELP; translated from the coding sequence ATGTCTTCCCCTATAAATGCAGATGAACATTTGTTCAAAAGCACCTCTTCTTTACCGAGGAAACATTACTACTCCATTGGAGAAGTAGCTTCCTTCTTAGGGGTAGACACTTCTGTGATTCGTTACTGGGAATCAGAGTTCCCCTTTTTGCAAATCAAAAGAAACGCCAACGGTGAGCGTCGTTTCACCGAGGGTGATATCAAAGACTTGCAACTTATTTACTATCTGCTTAAGCACAAAGGCTTTACTATAGAGGGTGCTAACAAGTATTTGTGTGAGCACAAAAACGAGCTAAAGAAAAAAGCAGAGGCTATTGAGTCATTGAAGAAAGTAAAGTCTTTCCTTCAAATGCTGCGCAATGAACTCCCCTAA
- a CDS encoding hydroxymethylglutaryl-CoA lyase, translating into MLQIIECPRDAMQGIKTFIPTEKKVQYLNLLLKVGFHTLDFGSFVSPKAIPQMSDTHEVVKQLEGGSNTKLLAIVANERGAIEACQYPQIQYLGFPLSASETFQQRNTNKSIQEALQTVARIQQLCEEHGKKAVIYISMGFGNPYGDPYSPELVCALIEKIKVMQIDTVSLADTVGSASVKDIEELYSLAARLFPSMTLGIHLHSRREEVKEKVHAAYAAGCRRFDAALRGFGGCPMAKDELVGNLDTELLIEALREVKAPLPPIDEEALAEAKRYSLEIF; encoded by the coding sequence ATGCTACAAATCATAGAATGCCCACGCGATGCTATGCAAGGGATAAAAACTTTTATTCCTACAGAAAAGAAAGTTCAGTACCTTAATTTGCTGTTAAAAGTAGGGTTTCATACGTTAGACTTCGGCAGCTTTGTTTCTCCGAAGGCAATTCCTCAAATGAGCGATACACACGAAGTGGTCAAGCAGCTGGAGGGTGGAAGCAATACCAAGTTGTTGGCTATTGTAGCAAATGAGCGAGGGGCAATTGAAGCCTGTCAGTATCCCCAAATACAATATTTAGGCTTTCCTTTGTCGGCTTCGGAGACGTTTCAGCAGCGCAATACCAACAAATCAATTCAAGAAGCTCTGCAAACTGTTGCGCGTATCCAACAATTATGTGAGGAACACGGGAAAAAAGCTGTGATTTACATATCTATGGGTTTTGGCAATCCCTATGGTGACCCTTACAGTCCGGAGTTGGTATGTGCGCTCATCGAGAAAATTAAAGTCATGCAAATAGATACAGTATCACTGGCAGATACTGTAGGTAGCGCTTCTGTAAAAGACATAGAAGAGCTTTATAGCTTGGCAGCCCGTTTGTTTCCCAGTATGACCTTAGGTATACATTTACATTCGCGTCGTGAAGAAGTAAAAGAGAAGGTACATGCAGCTTATGCAGCCGGCTGCCGCCGCTTCGACGCCGCGCTCCGTGGATTTGGTGGCTGCCCCATGGCTAAAGACGAACTGGTGGGAAATCTGGACACAGAATTGTTGATAGAAGCACTTCGGGAGGTAAAAGCGCCTTTACCACCGATTGATGAGGAAGCTTTGGCAGAGGCAAAACGCTATTCCTTAGAAATTTTTTAA
- a CDS encoding (Fe-S)-binding protein: MQVSVDLFIPCFVDQIAPDIGFSMIKILEKVGCSVHYNPNQTCCGQPAFNAGFFSEAEEVASKFVADFRQALEREHHYIVAPSASCVGMVRNQYERLLAGSLQKEYLFALENKIFELCEFLVDVLEIDRVPGAYYKAKAVYHDSCSALRECMIYDAPRKLLANVEGLELYSLEYAQECCGFGGTFSAKFPAIAAGMAMQKVEDALKQGADVIISSDFSCLLHLDGYIQKHQKNIQTRHIADILASGW, translated from the coding sequence ATGCAAGTAAGTGTTGATTTATTTATTCCTTGTTTTGTGGACCAAATAGCCCCCGATATTGGGTTTAGCATGATTAAAATACTGGAAAAAGTGGGATGTTCTGTGCACTACAATCCCAATCAGACTTGTTGCGGACAACCTGCTTTCAATGCTGGTTTTTTTTCAGAGGCAGAAGAGGTAGCCTCAAAATTTGTAGCTGATTTCCGTCAGGCATTAGAGCGTGAGCATCATTATATAGTAGCGCCGTCGGCTTCATGCGTGGGTATGGTGCGTAACCAGTATGAGCGGCTGTTGGCAGGCAGCTTACAAAAAGAATATCTTTTTGCCCTTGAAAATAAGATATTTGAATTGTGCGAATTTCTGGTAGATGTATTGGAAATAGACCGTGTACCCGGAGCCTATTATAAGGCAAAAGCCGTTTATCACGACAGCTGCAGTGCTTTGCGGGAGTGTATGATTTATGATGCGCCTCGTAAGCTGCTTGCTAATGTGGAAGGGCTCGAGCTTTACTCCTTGGAGTACGCTCAGGAGTGCTGTGGTTTCGGCGGCACATTCTCTGCCAAATTTCCCGCTATCGCTGCCGGAATGGCTATGCAAAAGGTAGAAGATGCTCTAAAGCAAGGCGCAGATGTAATTATTTCTTCTGATTTTTCCTGCCTTCTTCATCTTGACGGCTATATTCAAAAACATCAAAAGAATATACAAACGAGACATATTGCCGATATTTTGGCTTCTGGATGGTGA
- a CDS encoding DEAD/DEAH box helicase gives MLSPVDAQYFYESCHEVIRNTTTSDAQKLWDYKNISEELAITLCRNMENRRFFYHFYDRLNFIIEACRLPQIWHRHFNRLKYLFLKATSGQRISTEDWQDALFIITQWIKTCSGTPVPPKLQEQLKEHVLSPQLPSSHEHSSKVRLLVTKSPTPYNNTFWKVEGISPELGETSILIRDIPYSSPDGTRRYTFKLTETIKFVSPNQSIHLTQLIHSPEGWQTTDESLLIVEPDYLVDVSTIAQCYHRFSTLPLLALVNRFLNQPPSLAAFLGNLTNELFDLFISNPDIEENDAIRQVLDSKKTELVLLQRQLKEEEITEAHIYSELQRYFKNIKNIIPQYTSGKWHTLTEPHFYAPFYGLQGRIDLLLIDKKTPQHQNIIELKSGKPPSYHIWDNHLLQVSAYNLLLEDATPQRRGNSAVFYVRMDKEGLRDCGDLLYEKQLLLQIRNHIVFYERLLCRMTSDTMGRMLEQIRNSSLPNFLQEPIRNFIHTWQAASTLDQAYIAAHSAFLARELRTAKIGSFASNHTSKGFAALWQEPASSKTNDFNFAEGLMVKQWELATARLCLQSRQDKHNTVAFREGDIVLLYPEDYRDNPTGHPILRGMLDKVDAGQFVVKLRNRFVDPAIFKQRPYWCMESDWIETTFTPLFQSLGAFLQADARKKALIYGQERPRFAPLPQLSERFQELTSTQKAELQRALAAQDYYLLQGPPGTGKTSALLRKMAEYLYHYTTETIALIAFTNRATDEIALKLHQAEIPFVRLGMGSNEEKLIPYRLHQKEEDAHALLERLRHCRVWVSTVSSFARYKPLCGNIDTLIVDEASQLLEAHLCGLIAHCKRFILIGDEKQLPAVVMQETQEEDTNFEKQSKSKNKDKELLQENGLYPLHLSLFERLLYNAQQKGWTEAYGMLKEHFRCHEDIMHAFNTLFYKQLKAATSQQKTPLPATGHPIFDSGRLVFIPTDAEEQPKVHEQEATLTVRLIEDYLRLHPDCLPEDIGVIAPFRAQIAHIKSKLPTSLASHITIDTVERFQGSERRLIIMSAAVNHPRHLQSIEALDIHGTVDRKLNVAISRAKEQFILLGAASILCLSPFYKQLIESFCKRVPIDVFNK, from the coding sequence ATGCTTAGCCCCGTAGATGCCCAATATTTTTACGAAAGTTGCCACGAAGTAATCCGAAATACCACCACCTCCGACGCACAAAAATTATGGGACTACAAAAACATCAGCGAAGAGCTTGCCATTACCCTATGTCGAAACATGGAAAACAGGCGCTTCTTCTACCATTTCTACGACCGCCTCAATTTTATCATCGAAGCGTGCCGGCTACCCCAAATATGGCACCGTCATTTCAATCGACTAAAATACCTTTTTCTCAAAGCAACAAGCGGGCAGCGCATCTCCACCGAAGACTGGCAAGATGCTCTCTTTATCATTACCCAATGGATAAAAACCTGTTCTGGCACTCCTGTACCTCCTAAGCTGCAAGAGCAGCTTAAGGAGCATGTACTATCACCACAACTCCCCAGCTCACATGAACACTCGTCAAAAGTGCGCTTGCTCGTAACCAAAAGCCCTACCCCTTACAACAACACCTTCTGGAAAGTAGAAGGCATCAGTCCGGAACTTGGCGAAACAAGCATTCTAATAAGAGACATACCCTACTCATCTCCCGACGGCACCCGCCGCTACACATTCAAACTCACCGAAACCATTAAATTTGTTTCTCCCAACCAATCCATTCACCTCACGCAGCTGATACACAGCCCCGAAGGCTGGCAAACCACTGACGAATCCCTGCTTATTGTAGAGCCCGATTACCTCGTAGATGTATCCACCATTGCGCAATGCTATCACCGCTTTAGCACACTACCCCTTCTTGCACTTGTAAACCGTTTCCTTAATCAACCGCCCTCATTGGCTGCTTTTTTAGGAAACCTTACCAACGAACTCTTCGATTTATTCATAAGCAATCCAGATATAGAAGAAAATGATGCCATTCGGCAAGTACTTGACAGCAAAAAAACCGAACTCGTGCTTTTGCAGAGGCAATTAAAGGAAGAAGAAATAACAGAAGCACATATTTACTCTGAACTCCAAAGATATTTTAAAAATATAAAAAATATCATCCCCCAATATACCTCCGGCAAATGGCATACCCTCACCGAACCGCACTTTTACGCCCCTTTTTATGGACTTCAGGGACGCATAGACCTGCTTTTGATAGACAAAAAAACACCACAGCATCAAAACATCATAGAGCTCAAAAGCGGAAAACCTCCCTCATACCACATTTGGGATAATCACTTGTTGCAAGTATCGGCTTACAATTTGCTGCTTGAAGATGCCACCCCCCAACGGCGTGGCAATAGTGCCGTATTCTATGTACGCATGGATAAGGAAGGACTACGCGACTGCGGCGACCTACTCTATGAAAAGCAACTGCTTTTGCAAATACGCAATCACATTGTTTTTTATGAGCGTCTTTTGTGTAGAATGACTTCGGACACTATGGGGCGCATGCTGGAGCAAATCCGCAATAGCAGCCTGCCAAATTTTTTACAGGAACCAATACGCAATTTTATCCATACATGGCAGGCAGCTTCTACTCTCGACCAAGCATACATTGCCGCCCACAGCGCTTTTCTTGCGCGCGAACTGCGTACTGCCAAAATTGGAAGCTTTGCTTCTAACCATACCTCAAAAGGTTTCGCTGCATTATGGCAGGAACCTGCCAGTAGCAAAACCAACGATTTCAATTTTGCCGAAGGGCTGATGGTCAAACAATGGGAGCTTGCTACCGCTCGCCTTTGCTTACAAAGTCGCCAAGATAAACACAACACCGTAGCTTTTCGAGAAGGGGATATAGTATTGCTTTATCCCGAAGACTACCGAGACAACCCCACCGGGCACCCCATCTTGCGTGGCATGTTGGACAAGGTCGATGCTGGACAGTTTGTAGTCAAATTACGAAACCGCTTTGTGGACCCCGCTATCTTCAAACAACGCCCTTATTGGTGCATGGAAAGCGATTGGATTGAAACCACCTTTACGCCTTTATTCCAATCACTTGGCGCTTTCTTGCAAGCCGATGCACGCAAAAAAGCCTTGATTTACGGACAGGAACGCCCCCGCTTCGCTCCTCTACCTCAATTAAGTGAGCGTTTTCAAGAACTTACTTCCACACAAAAAGCGGAGCTGCAACGAGCACTCGCTGCCCAAGATTATTATCTGCTTCAAGGACCACCCGGCACAGGTAAGACCTCAGCCCTGCTTCGCAAAATGGCTGAATATTTATATCACTACACAACAGAAACCATTGCACTCATAGCCTTCACCAATCGGGCAACCGATGAGATTGCTCTCAAGCTGCATCAAGCAGAAATCCCCTTTGTACGGCTGGGCATGGGTTCTAATGAAGAAAAGTTGATACCCTATCGGCTACATCAAAAAGAAGAAGACGCACACGCATTGCTTGAACGTTTGCGCCACTGCAGAGTATGGGTATCCACTGTCAGCTCCTTTGCCCGATACAAGCCTCTTTGTGGCAACATCGACACCCTCATTGTCGATGAAGCCTCTCAGCTTTTAGAAGCTCATCTCTGTGGACTGATTGCCCATTGCAAACGCTTCATACTAATTGGAGATGAAAAACAACTGCCGGCTGTAGTAATGCAAGAAACACAAGAAGAGGATACTAACTTTGAAAAACAAAGTAAATCAAAAAACAAAGATAAAGAACTACTCCAAGAAAACGGTCTTTATCCCCTACACCTCTCTCTGTTTGAGCGGCTGCTTTACAATGCACAACAAAAAGGCTGGACAGAGGCTTACGGCATGTTAAAAGAACACTTCCGTTGTCATGAAGACATCATGCACGCATTCAATACGCTTTTCTACAAACAGCTCAAGGCTGCCACTTCCCAACAGAAGACACCATTGCCTGCCACAGGGCACCCAATTTTTGACAGCGGTCGCTTGGTGTTCATCCCCACCGATGCCGAAGAGCAGCCCAAAGTACATGAACAAGAGGCTACTCTGACAGTACGCTTGATTGAGGACTACTTGCGCCTACATCCCGATTGCCTACCTGAAGACATCGGAGTAATTGCTCCTTTTCGAGCACAAATTGCTCATATCAAAAGCAAACTGCCGACGTCGCTGGCAAGCCATATTACCATCGATACTGTAGAGCGTTTCCAAGGAAGTGAACGACGCCTTATCATCATGAGTGCGGCGGTCAATCATCCACGCCATCTGCAGAGCATCGAAGCGTTGGATATACACGGCACAGTGGACAGAAAACTGAACGTAGCCATAAGCAGGGCAAAAGAGCAGTTTATATTGCTGGGGGCAGCCTCCATCCTTTGCCTTTCTCCTTTTTACAAGCAGCTAATCGAAAGCTTCTGTAAACGTGTGCCTATCGATGTTTTCAATAAATAA
- a CDS encoding alkaline phosphatase yields MKRLLPFLFLFTLLNTYAQQKPRKVILMIGDGMGLAQIYAGMTAKGGHLALERCPIIGLSKTNSADDYVTDSAAGATAFSIGQKTFNGAIGVDSTGKPVKTILEEAEAQGLATGLVATSSVTHATPAAFIAHQKSRKMEEEIALDFLKTPVDVFIGGGQKFFMKRKDGRNLIDSLKAKGYFVALSKEDLLKYRAPQPLAALLAENSLPRYSQGRGDLLKKAALIAIETLNRNPKGFFLMIEGSQIDWGGHNNDTQYIVEEMLDFDNTIEAVLDFAEKDGNTLVIITADHETGGFALVNGSLEKRTVEGKFITTEHTAEPVPVFAFGPGAEEFQGFYHNTEIYHKIKKLLLSH; encoded by the coding sequence ATGAAACGATTACTACCCTTTTTGTTTCTTTTTACACTCCTCAATACCTATGCACAGCAAAAGCCACGCAAGGTAATTCTTATGATTGGCGACGGCATGGGGCTTGCCCAAATATATGCGGGCATGACAGCAAAAGGTGGTCATCTTGCCTTAGAACGATGCCCCATAATTGGTTTATCAAAGACCAACTCTGCTGATGACTATGTAACAGACTCAGCTGCTGGTGCCACTGCCTTCTCTATAGGACAAAAAACCTTTAATGGCGCCATAGGCGTTGACAGCACAGGAAAACCCGTAAAAACCATCCTTGAAGAAGCCGAAGCACAAGGATTGGCAACCGGACTGGTAGCCACTTCCAGCGTTACGCATGCCACCCCCGCTGCTTTCATTGCCCATCAAAAATCCCGCAAGATGGAAGAAGAAATAGCACTCGATTTTTTGAAAACCCCGGTGGATGTATTCATTGGCGGCGGGCAAAAGTTTTTTATGAAACGCAAAGATGGGCGCAATCTCATCGACTCTCTAAAAGCGAAGGGTTACTTTGTAGCTTTAAGCAAAGAAGATTTGCTTAAATATCGTGCGCCACAGCCCTTGGCAGCGCTACTGGCAGAAAACAGCTTGCCTCGATACAGCCAAGGACGAGGCGACCTACTGAAAAAAGCTGCCTTAATAGCCATTGAAACACTGAATAGAAACCCCAAAGGCTTTTTTTTAATGATAGAAGGCTCTCAAATAGACTGGGGCGGTCATAATAACGACACGCAATATATTGTAGAAGAAATGCTTGATTTTGACAATACAATAGAGGCTGTGCTCGATTTTGCTGAAAAAGACGGTAATACATTAGTGATTATTACTGCCGACCATGAAACAGGGGGCTTTGCTTTGGTCAATGGTTCTCTGGAGAAAAGAACCGTCGAAGGTAAATTCATCACTACTGAACATACGGCAGAGCCAGTACCTGTATTCGCTTTTGGTCCCGGTGCTGAGGAGTTTCAAGGCTTTTACCACAACACCGAAATTTATCACAAGATAAAGAAGCTTCTTCTTTCCCATTAA